A genomic region of Paramormyrops kingsleyae isolate MSU_618 chromosome 19, PKINGS_0.4, whole genome shotgun sequence contains the following coding sequences:
- the si:dkey-119f1.1 gene encoding structural maintenance of chromosomes protein 6 isoform X1, producing MSKRKSNSPNASNHVKRTRSGLREENGEDEDDEDVIGPSQPTPVPYTSQRTSAEVGIVESIFLKNFMCHGLLGPFAFGPNVNFVVGNNGSGKSAVLTALIVGLGGKAHTTNRGSSLRGFVKEGESSADVSITLRNRGQDAYKPEVFGESIVVELRISSEGLRTYKLRSTAGHLVSTKKEELVSILDHFNIQVDNPVSILTQEMSKHFLHSKGEGDKYKFFMKATQLEQMKEDYAYIMKTKTVTQNTIEKHEECLEDLKRKYLEKEDKYKSLASLDEMQTKLEELQNQMAWALVTEMEKEMKPSEERVAVEEKATIKYDQKVEEWKTKVVEAETRYKEIHDQLEGISERVQQLQPQCATLKTEAQNFNRAFKQSEAAFHRSKTTLRDLEKDNEQLTRRVDELKHSISQAMGADSRRRMERIETLQAELDTLKHKDSTLAQQIEQFQQAVARGKEELGKISCEERELQRSIEAKQREHRALVASRTDKIKRFGEHMPALLQAIDEAHKGAQFKQKPVGPLGFCMRLKDPELAMAVESCLKTLMTAFCCDNYKDEKVLQSLMSRHFPQGRRPPIIVSEFSGTIYNIRGKSAQHPKYPTVLQALEIDNPVVANCLIDMRAVETILLIKSNQEARQVMQTGAPPVNCREAFTKDGDQVFFNRYYSCEYHRAQYLSRDVEEQIRLLQSEIENQRALVTRVKAQKKEVEDSIRNNENLLSRAYNDGKKAKDRFRKLQLEMTDLQNVEEPQSEDLQPLEEELQEISVKISSARQERDVAHQKMAKLKKEFEEAEHNYRQQKEAISSVAEEADPIKEELSKSDQDVERCKHHKKHYEEKRKAHIGGIQKLKADLGVRKKELEASILKASEICPERLEVRRTAKSLDSEINRLKQKISNQQDLQGDRDEVIRQYQEALENYKNIVMQVKNLKKFIGLMAKIMNSRHKVYTEMRMYLSVRCKYYFDSMLSQRGYTGKMTFNHKNETLAISVQPGEGDKAPLSDMRSLSGGERSFSTVCFVLSLWAIAEAPFRCLDEFDVYMDMVNRRISMDMMLKIAASQRYRQFIFLTPQSMCSLQVNNLIRILRLKDPDRTQTILPFGRRNVVEDSQDQ from the exons ATGTCTAAAAGAAAGAGTAATTCACCGAACGCGAGTAACCATGTTAAGAGAACCAGGTCTGGCCTAAGGGAGGAAAATGGGGAAGATGAAGATGACGAAGATGTTATTGGACCAAGTCAGCCCACTCCAGTCCCATACACTTCACAGAGG ACATCTGCAGAAGTGGGCATAGTGGAAAGTATTTTCTTGAAGAATTTTATGTGCCACGGCCTGCTGGGACCTTTTGCTTTTGGACCGAATGTCAACTTTGTCGTTGGAAACAATGGGA GTGGTAAAAGTGCTGTACTGACTGCCCTGATTGTTGGCCTGGGAGGTAAAGCACACACAACAAACAGAGGATCCTCTCTTAGGGGCTTTGTGAAGGAGGGAGAAAG CTCGGCAGATGTCTCCATAACGTTACGCAACCGGGGCCAGGATGCGTATAAGCCAGAGGTGTTTGGCGAGTCCATCGTCGTAGAGCTCAGGATCTCCAGCGAAGGGCTGAGAACCTACAAGCTAAGGAGCACAGCTG gTCACCTCGTTTCAACAAAGAAGGAAGAGCTTGTTTCCATCCTGGACCACTTCAACATCCAG GTGGACAACCCAGTATCGATACTGACCCAGGAAATGAGCAAGCACTTCCTGCACTCCAAAGGTGAAGGAGATAAATACAAG TTCTTCATGAAGGCTAcgcagctggagcagatgaAGGAGGATTATGCATACATCATGAAGACGAAGACGGTGACGCAGAACACCATCGAGAAGCATGAAGAG TGCTTGGAAGACCTGAAGCGCAAATATTTGGAGAAAGAGGACAAGTACAAAAGCTTGGCTTCCCTGGATGAGATGCAGACCaagctggaggagctgcagaatCAGATGGCCTGGGCTCTG GTCACTGAAATGGAGAAGGAGATGAAACCCTCGGAGGAGAGAGTTGCTGTGGAGGAGAAGGCCACCATTAAATATGACCAGAAAGTAGAGGAATGGAAG ACGAAGGTGGTCGAGGCGGAGACGAGGTACAAGGAGATCCACGACCAGCTTGAGGGCATTTCCGAGCGGGTGCAGCAGCTGCAGCCTCAATGTGCCACGTTGAAGACTGAGGCCCAGAACTTCAACCGGGCCTTCAAGCAGTCTGAG GCCGCATTCCATCGCTCCAAGACCACCTTAAGAGATCTCGAAAAGGACAACGAGCAGCTGACAAGGCGTGTGGACGAGCTGAAGCACAG TATCAGTCAGGCCATGGGCGCGGACAGCAGGCGGAGGATGGAGCGTATCGAAACGCTGCAGGCTGAGCTGGACACCCTAAAGCACAAGGACTCTACCCTCGCCCAACAGATTGAGCAGTTCCAGCAGGCAGTGGCCAGAGGCAAAGAGGAACTGGGCAAGATAAG CTGCGAAGAGCGGGAGTTGCAGCGCTCCATAGAGGCCAAGCAGAGGGAGCACAGGGCCCTGGTGGCCAGCAGGACGGACAAAATCAAGCGCTTCGGGGAGCACATGCCGGCGCTGCTGCAAGCCATCGACGAGGCCCACAAGGGGGCGCAGTTCAAGCAAAAGCCAGTGGGACCTCTCG GATTCTGTATGCGTCTGAAGGACCCCGAGCTGGCCATGGCCGTGGAGAGCTGCCTGAAGACCCTGATGACGGCCTTCTGCTGTGACAACTACAAGGACGAGAAGGTGCTTCAAAGCCTCATGAGTCGCCACTTCCCTCAGGGCAGGAGGCCCCCGATCATTGTCAGCGAGTTCTCCGGCACCATCTACAACATCCGCGGGAA ATCAGCCCAACACCCGAAGTATCCCACTGTGCTCCAAGCCCTAGAGATCGACAACCCGGTGGTGGCCAACTGCCTGATCGATATGCGGGCCGTTGAAACCATCTTGCTGATTAAG AGCAACCAGGAAGCGCGGCAGGTGATGCAGACCGGCGCTCCACCTGTTAACTGCAGGGAGGCCTTCACTAAGGACGGGGACCAGGTCTTCTTCAACCGCTACTACTCTTGCGAGTACCACAGGGCACAGTACCTGAGCAGGGATGTGGAGGAGCAGATCAG GCTCCTGCAGTCAGAGATTGAGAACCAGAGGGCTCTCGTCACGAGGGTTAAGGCTCAGAAGAAGGAGGTGGAGGACAGCATCCGAAATAACGAGAACCTACTCAGCCGAGCCTATAACGACGGGAAGAAGGCCAAG GACAGATTCCGGAAGCTTCAGCTGGAAATGACCGATCTGCAGAATGTGGAGGAACCCCAGTCCGAAGACTTGCAGCCTCTT gaggaggagctgcaggagaTCTCAGTGAAGATCAGCTCGGCGAGGCAGGAGAGAGACGTCGCCCATCAGAAGATGGCTAAGCTGAAGAAGGAATTTGAGGAGGCGGAACACAACTATCGCCAGCAGAAGgaagccatcagcagtgtggCAGAAGAAGCAGATCCCATTAAG GAAGAGCTGAGCAAAAGTGACCAGGATGTGGAACGATGCAAGCATCACAAGAAGCACTACGAAGAGAAACGAAAGGCACACATCGGTGGGATTCAGAAGCTGAAGGCCGATCTGGGAGTCAGAAAGAAGGAACTAGAG GCGTCCATCCTGAAAGCTTCTGAGATTTGCCCTGAACGTTTGGAGGTCAGGAGGACAGCCAAGAGTCTGGACAGCGAGATAAACCGGCTGAAGCAGAAGATCAGCAACCAGCAAGACCTGCAAGGGGACCGAGACGAGGTCATAAG GCAATACCAAGAGGCCCTGGAAAACTACAAGAACATCGTGATGCAGGTGAAGAACCTGAAGAAGTTCATCGGCCTGATGGCGAAGATAATGAACAGCCGACACAAAGTCTACACTGAGATGAGAAT GTATCTCTCTGTGCGCTGTAAGTATTACTTTGATTCTATGCTGTCTCAGCGAGGATACACGGGGAAGATGACTTTCAACCACAAAAATGAGACATTGGCCATTTCG GTCCAACCAGGAGAGGGCGACAAAGCGCCGTTGAGCGACATGCGCTCCCTGTCTGGGGGAGAGCGATCATTCTCTACAGTCTGCTTTGTGCTCTCCTTATGGGCCATCGCCGAGGCTCCTTTCCGCTGCCTAGATGAGTTTGACGTTTATATG gACATGGTCAACCGAAGAATTTCTATGGACATGATGCTGAAAATCGCAGCCAGCCAACGCTACAGGCAGTTCATATTTCTTACCCCCCAAAGCATGTG TAGCCTCCAAGTCAACAACTTGATCCGGATTCTGCGCCTCAAAGACCCTGATCGAACCCAGACCATCCTACCCTTTGGCAGGAGGAATGTGGTGGAGGACTCCCAGGACCAGTGA
- the si:dkey-119f1.1 gene encoding structural maintenance of chromosomes protein 6 isoform X2, with protein MSKRKSNSPNASNHVKRTRSGLREENGEDEDDEDVIGPSQPTPVPYTSQRTSAEVGIVESIFLKNFMCHGLLGPFAFGPNVNFVVGNNGSGKSAVLTALIVGLGGKAHTTNRGSSLRGFVKEGESSADVSITLRNRGQDAYKPEVFGESIVVELRISSEGLRTYKLRSTAGHLVSTKKEELVSILDHFNIQVDNPVSILTQEMSKHFLHSKGEGDKYKFFMKATQLEQMKEDYAYIMKTKTVTQNTIEKHEECLEDLKRKYLEKEDKYKSLASLDEMQTKLEELQNQMAWALVTEMEKEMKPSEERVAVEEKATIKYDQKVEEWKTKVVEAETRYKEIHDQLEGISERVQQLQPQCATLKTEAQNFNRAFKQSEAAFHRSKTTLRDLEKDNEQLTRRVDELKHSISQAMGADSRRRMERIETLQAELDTLKHKDSTLAQQIEQFQQAVARGKEELGKISCEERELQRSIEAKQREHRALVASRTDKIKRFGEHMPALLQAIDEAHKGAQFKQKPVGPLGFCMRLKDPELAMAVESCLKTLMTAFCCDNYKDEKVLQSLMSRHFPQGRRPPIIVSEFSGTIYNIRGKSAQHPKYPTVLQALEIDNPVVANCLIDMRAVETILLIKSNQEARQVMQTGAPPVNCREAFTKDGDQVFFNRYYSCEYHRAQYLSRDVEEQIRLLQSEIENQRALVTRVKAQKKEVEDSIRNNENLLSRAYNDGKKAKDRFRKLQLEMTDLQNVEEPQSEDLQPLEEELQEISVKISSARQERDVAHQKMAKLKKEFEEAEHNYRQQKEAISSVAEEADPIKEELSKSDQDVERCKHHKKHYEEKRKAHIGGIQKLKADLGVRKKELEASILKASEICPERLEVRRTAKSLDSEINRLKQKISNQQDLQGDRDEVIRQYQEALENYKNIVMQVKNLKKFIGLMAKIMNSRHKVYTEMRMYLSVRCKYYFDSMLSQRGYTGKMTFNHKNETLAISVQPGEGDKAPLSDMRSLSGGERSFSTVCFVLSLWAIAEAPFRCLDEFDVYMDMVNRRISMDMMLKIAASQRYRQFIFLTPQSMCLQVNNLIRILRLKDPDRTQTILPFGRRNVVEDSQDQ; from the exons ATGTCTAAAAGAAAGAGTAATTCACCGAACGCGAGTAACCATGTTAAGAGAACCAGGTCTGGCCTAAGGGAGGAAAATGGGGAAGATGAAGATGACGAAGATGTTATTGGACCAAGTCAGCCCACTCCAGTCCCATACACTTCACAGAGG ACATCTGCAGAAGTGGGCATAGTGGAAAGTATTTTCTTGAAGAATTTTATGTGCCACGGCCTGCTGGGACCTTTTGCTTTTGGACCGAATGTCAACTTTGTCGTTGGAAACAATGGGA GTGGTAAAAGTGCTGTACTGACTGCCCTGATTGTTGGCCTGGGAGGTAAAGCACACACAACAAACAGAGGATCCTCTCTTAGGGGCTTTGTGAAGGAGGGAGAAAG CTCGGCAGATGTCTCCATAACGTTACGCAACCGGGGCCAGGATGCGTATAAGCCAGAGGTGTTTGGCGAGTCCATCGTCGTAGAGCTCAGGATCTCCAGCGAAGGGCTGAGAACCTACAAGCTAAGGAGCACAGCTG gTCACCTCGTTTCAACAAAGAAGGAAGAGCTTGTTTCCATCCTGGACCACTTCAACATCCAG GTGGACAACCCAGTATCGATACTGACCCAGGAAATGAGCAAGCACTTCCTGCACTCCAAAGGTGAAGGAGATAAATACAAG TTCTTCATGAAGGCTAcgcagctggagcagatgaAGGAGGATTATGCATACATCATGAAGACGAAGACGGTGACGCAGAACACCATCGAGAAGCATGAAGAG TGCTTGGAAGACCTGAAGCGCAAATATTTGGAGAAAGAGGACAAGTACAAAAGCTTGGCTTCCCTGGATGAGATGCAGACCaagctggaggagctgcagaatCAGATGGCCTGGGCTCTG GTCACTGAAATGGAGAAGGAGATGAAACCCTCGGAGGAGAGAGTTGCTGTGGAGGAGAAGGCCACCATTAAATATGACCAGAAAGTAGAGGAATGGAAG ACGAAGGTGGTCGAGGCGGAGACGAGGTACAAGGAGATCCACGACCAGCTTGAGGGCATTTCCGAGCGGGTGCAGCAGCTGCAGCCTCAATGTGCCACGTTGAAGACTGAGGCCCAGAACTTCAACCGGGCCTTCAAGCAGTCTGAG GCCGCATTCCATCGCTCCAAGACCACCTTAAGAGATCTCGAAAAGGACAACGAGCAGCTGACAAGGCGTGTGGACGAGCTGAAGCACAG TATCAGTCAGGCCATGGGCGCGGACAGCAGGCGGAGGATGGAGCGTATCGAAACGCTGCAGGCTGAGCTGGACACCCTAAAGCACAAGGACTCTACCCTCGCCCAACAGATTGAGCAGTTCCAGCAGGCAGTGGCCAGAGGCAAAGAGGAACTGGGCAAGATAAG CTGCGAAGAGCGGGAGTTGCAGCGCTCCATAGAGGCCAAGCAGAGGGAGCACAGGGCCCTGGTGGCCAGCAGGACGGACAAAATCAAGCGCTTCGGGGAGCACATGCCGGCGCTGCTGCAAGCCATCGACGAGGCCCACAAGGGGGCGCAGTTCAAGCAAAAGCCAGTGGGACCTCTCG GATTCTGTATGCGTCTGAAGGACCCCGAGCTGGCCATGGCCGTGGAGAGCTGCCTGAAGACCCTGATGACGGCCTTCTGCTGTGACAACTACAAGGACGAGAAGGTGCTTCAAAGCCTCATGAGTCGCCACTTCCCTCAGGGCAGGAGGCCCCCGATCATTGTCAGCGAGTTCTCCGGCACCATCTACAACATCCGCGGGAA ATCAGCCCAACACCCGAAGTATCCCACTGTGCTCCAAGCCCTAGAGATCGACAACCCGGTGGTGGCCAACTGCCTGATCGATATGCGGGCCGTTGAAACCATCTTGCTGATTAAG AGCAACCAGGAAGCGCGGCAGGTGATGCAGACCGGCGCTCCACCTGTTAACTGCAGGGAGGCCTTCACTAAGGACGGGGACCAGGTCTTCTTCAACCGCTACTACTCTTGCGAGTACCACAGGGCACAGTACCTGAGCAGGGATGTGGAGGAGCAGATCAG GCTCCTGCAGTCAGAGATTGAGAACCAGAGGGCTCTCGTCACGAGGGTTAAGGCTCAGAAGAAGGAGGTGGAGGACAGCATCCGAAATAACGAGAACCTACTCAGCCGAGCCTATAACGACGGGAAGAAGGCCAAG GACAGATTCCGGAAGCTTCAGCTGGAAATGACCGATCTGCAGAATGTGGAGGAACCCCAGTCCGAAGACTTGCAGCCTCTT gaggaggagctgcaggagaTCTCAGTGAAGATCAGCTCGGCGAGGCAGGAGAGAGACGTCGCCCATCAGAAGATGGCTAAGCTGAAGAAGGAATTTGAGGAGGCGGAACACAACTATCGCCAGCAGAAGgaagccatcagcagtgtggCAGAAGAAGCAGATCCCATTAAG GAAGAGCTGAGCAAAAGTGACCAGGATGTGGAACGATGCAAGCATCACAAGAAGCACTACGAAGAGAAACGAAAGGCACACATCGGTGGGATTCAGAAGCTGAAGGCCGATCTGGGAGTCAGAAAGAAGGAACTAGAG GCGTCCATCCTGAAAGCTTCTGAGATTTGCCCTGAACGTTTGGAGGTCAGGAGGACAGCCAAGAGTCTGGACAGCGAGATAAACCGGCTGAAGCAGAAGATCAGCAACCAGCAAGACCTGCAAGGGGACCGAGACGAGGTCATAAG GCAATACCAAGAGGCCCTGGAAAACTACAAGAACATCGTGATGCAGGTGAAGAACCTGAAGAAGTTCATCGGCCTGATGGCGAAGATAATGAACAGCCGACACAAAGTCTACACTGAGATGAGAAT GTATCTCTCTGTGCGCTGTAAGTATTACTTTGATTCTATGCTGTCTCAGCGAGGATACACGGGGAAGATGACTTTCAACCACAAAAATGAGACATTGGCCATTTCG GTCCAACCAGGAGAGGGCGACAAAGCGCCGTTGAGCGACATGCGCTCCCTGTCTGGGGGAGAGCGATCATTCTCTACAGTCTGCTTTGTGCTCTCCTTATGGGCCATCGCCGAGGCTCCTTTCCGCTGCCTAGATGAGTTTGACGTTTATATG gACATGGTCAACCGAAGAATTTCTATGGACATGATGCTGAAAATCGCAGCCAGCCAACGCTACAGGCAGTTCATATTTCTTACCCCCCAAAGCATGTG CCTCCAAGTCAACAACTTGATCCGGATTCTGCGCCTCAAAGACCCTGATCGAACCCAGACCATCCTACCCTTTGGCAGGAGGAATGTGGTGGAGGACTCCCAGGACCAGTGA